Genomic segment of Mytilus edulis chromosome 12, xbMytEdul2.2, whole genome shotgun sequence:
tcaattgttcttgaacaattgagaggtctttccttttataatgtaaaatatatgttcaaatagacgtagaatgtattgaaaagctttaaaacacactgaaaatcctttaaataaggtcaaaaacacataattcgctatatgggacatgaccttgacctttgaccttttgacctttgtcaaggtcattagtccccaatgtcattgctgaagaccccatgggtctaggacctttggttataaagtaaaagctgattttgtctttccagaaacctaaaacaggtgttatgccccttaaaaaaatgtcaaatctcttcggtcaaaatgtaacaaagttgtgcCATactgacccaaacattttccactatttaaaacttctgtaagtataatggtttctgagattattccataacaaggtgttaggtcaaaggtcaaggtcaacatacaaatttgaccttgagatattttaaaaagatacatgaattgatgatgaatggtgaagatcctagatgtctacgacttacggtttctgagttttggtggtcaaccgacatcggttaattttcataggggcataaccctaccaatgagtcgttgaatcttttcgatccaaatgtaacgaagaactggggtctggtcctgaacaaatttcaccctttgttttttttctacctattacggttacggtgttggaacgataacaaggtttttgggtttcggagggataactccgaaccgacaaaatatttcgactaacagggtgagttccagataggtattcatgacaccgatacatagtgtgaacatgaaagcaacacgtcttacggttaacgcggctaaatttgtcaaagtttggcggaaaaagaataataataataattaaaatgtcaattgttcttgaacaattgagaggtctttccttttataatgtaaaatacatgttccaatagacgtagaatgtattgaaaagctttaaaacacattGAAAATCCTTTGGATAAGATCAAAAACTAGTAATTCCctaatgtcattgctgaagaccccataggtctaggacctttggttacatagtaaaagctgatttggtcttttcagaaacctaaaacaggctttatgccccttaaaaaaaggtaaaTTCTCTTCGgtcaaatgtaacaaagttgtgcTGTAATGAcccaaatattttcaaatatttactaCTTCTGCAAGTATAATGGTTTCCCCCGAGTTGTTCTGATAACAATGTGgtaggtcaacatacacatttgaccttgaggtatttttcaaagatacataaattgatgattggtgaagatcctaggcaTCTTCCGACTTACGGTTTCCGAGTTTTGGTGGCcgaccgacaccggttaattttcataggggcataaccctaccaataagttgttgaatcttttcgatccaattGAAATTTGCAGTATTTTGATAGCATCATATGTTTTGCTCATTCGTATATTCTTAAAAGAAGAGGGGTTGGTAGAGCTGCTGATGTAGCAAAGTTCAAGCTGTACAGCTGGTCTGGTTTCTACAAAATAATGAGGTGGGAACACTTGAAAGAATGAACTTGACAAACTGGCAAAATAAAACTTGAATACAATGTGctttcaaatatgaaatatactttatttctagcaattaaagaaaaaaaaatgttaaatgatacatatacatgtattcccataaatttgaaaattaactgCTATTGTCAGTTCAGTTCACCTATGCAATGTATACAAATCTCAATATAAGAAGATATCTCATTAATTTGAAAACCAACTCCTATTATCAGTTGACAACTTGcactcataaaaaaaaattcagtttaatTCACTTTTCACATATTCAAAACACAATTTAACAATATAGCCTATTAATTTGAAAATCAACACTTATTAACAGCTCAGTTCACCTATCTCACGTGTAACGCATTTAAATCACAATATAACAATATAACcccataaatttgaaaataaactgctATTGTCAGTTTATCTCGTGTGCAATGTATTCAAATCACAATATAACAAGATATCTCATTAATTTGAAAATCAACACCAATTAACAGTTCAGTTCACCTATCTCGTGTGTAATGTATTTTAAATCACAATATAACCCCATAAATTTGAAAATCAACTGCTATTGTCAGTTCAGTTTACCTATCTCGCGTGCAATGTATTCAAATCACAATATAACAAGATATCTCATTAATTTGAAAACCAACACCTATTATCAGTTGACAACTTGCACTCATAAAAAAATTTCAGTTCAATTCACCTCTCACGTGCAATGTATTTATAACACAATTTAACAATATAGCCCATTAATTTGAAAATCAACACTAATTAACAGCTCAGTTCACCTATCTCACGtgtataaatgtatttaaatcaCAATATAACAAGATATCCCCATAAATTTGAAAATCAACTGCAATTCTCAGTTCAGTTCACCTATCTCTCGTGCAATGTATTTAAATCACAAATAACAAGAGATCTCATTAATTTGAAAACCAACACCTATTATCTGTTAACAACTTGCACTCATAAAAAATTTTCAGTTTAATTCACTTCTCACATATTATGAATTCAAAACACAATTTAACAATATTATCCCATCAATTCAACACCAATTAACAGTTCTGTTGACATCTATACCAGTTTGGCTGCGTCTTCAGCAAATCAAAtcaaactgaaattaaaaaaaagagaatacaGTTGATATTACCATGAACATAAATAACACCTGCTTTTATACGGCTGCCTGTTTTTTAGTGCATAAAATTATGTTGGCGAAAACTTGCATTGCACTCAACGTAGAGTATGTTCATTGAAACATGAAAGATTGGGAACATTTTGCATTTACACAAGAGTTAATGCCTAAGAATTTACTTATCCCTGTTCTTAATTTACAAAAAGCATGTGCTGCTCTCCTGCATCTTTAACTATTGCCACTTTTTGGTAAATGCAGTTGACTGATGATTTCAGTCACGTCATAAATATAGATTTTGTtctgctgatcatttttgctttttacagtttttatcttttagttttcaagataataggcaaataTGCCACAAAAAAAAGGGGTAAAAAAGCGTCATTGAAGGGCAAAAAATATGGAGTTGACTGATATTTATAAACTAGATGCCCCAAATATGATTTTAACAACGGACACAAGTGATGGCAAAAACTAGCATAGGCAAGCAAAATATGGCTTCATGGAGACGATACAAATCAAGATTGTCAAGGTACTGTCCAAAAAGAAAATCATTCCCATTCATAGAAGCCAAGAAAACTTTTGTTGAAATGGTTTCTTAATAAATCAACTATCTACAGAAGGTCCTCAAAACATTGGCATCATTTTAAATTTGTGTTGTGATATGCATAAATGCTGACACTTACTTTTTAATGTCTATATTCTTCCACGTCTTTTGTGCTGAAAAATAAAgtaatatatgtttattatttgcATCCATGATGTTGAACTAACATATTTGTCAAACGTTTCATCATGTTTTACCACGTCAGTTTTTATTGGGGTTTTACAATACTACATCATGCTTATAGATTTAGTGCCAGACATGTTTCATGTTCTTCCAATCAAGGAAGTTCAAAGTCATAAATGACTTGCACTTTGAATTTTAATGGGCACTTAAAAATCTCTTTTTTGATACACATCTACTTTGGCACGACTTGAAAAAGTCTGCATTAAAGTGCATACTGATATCTAAATAATATCAACAGAACTGCCGAGAAATTTAATTAAGCatggttttcttttttttggcTCCAGTATAAACATTTATTGCCATGTCTAATGGATGTTGTTGAATGTAAAAGGTCGGCTACCCAAGTCGTTTATAAGAGGCGAAAGATGTCAAAGGGGTATTGATTTTGCATGGACTTTCTACCcaagttttcattttataaagttttactCTCAGTATCAAAATGTTaagaacatatttatttttttcttccaaaatctGTAAATAAAAGAATTGAATGTTGTTTTCTATGCTTAATACAAAATTTGATTGCCAGTTAGTTTATATTAAGTATCGAAAATACCAGCCTTCTTTTCTATAAAGGCCATAGTGTGACCAAGTGTTTGTTCTTAAGTTTGTACTGTAACGTATGGCATGGCGCATCACGGTTGTTGATTTGGCAggatattaaatttatttttgtttcatgcCATATACATTATACATGAATTAACTCACATGATCTCTTCTACACGTTTTGCCTCTTGGCGAACCTTTACGTGCACGTTTTCAACATAATGTCCTTCTTTAAATATCTCGCCCAACAAGAAAGTATCTATGGCGAGACACTTCCCACAAAGTATAATACTTGAATCGGatctgaaatacaaataaaaaatggcTATGAATAATGTTCAAGTTATCAGACACAACTTGCCAATCAAAATGTGTCAATAAAAATCTATACACTTCGCTTTCAACTTGTCAATCAATAAGATGTGTTTTACAAGAGTAGGCTGTAAGCACATAAAAGGGCATGATGTCAGTGTGACAGGTTTCTTCGTCTCTAGtttataataaatgtataaacaTTATCTAATTCTTTTGTCCTAGAATTGTGGTGTAGTTAAAATGGACTCTTAGTTGAATATCAGCTATGTAATATAATTGCTCTTTCATGGAGTATAATTACAATTAATTCAGTTTTGAAATTGcttgtattatttaatttttaaatcatttccgttttatttaattttgtatacaAAATCCCCTTTCAAGGACATAATGGTATGGTTTATatggtaacttttttttttatgtttttggtatttaaaggggcattagctaagagatatgaaaaaaattagtgtatgattttttttttggttcaatcattaataaaagtgaaataatgaattaataattcgcttttagaagccaatttggttcaattttgtcaaaataagcaagtGAATAATATCGACTCTGTATTCATGTCACCCATTAGCTAGAGATTGGATATTATTAGTCGTGTTCAgccattaaaaggaaaagaatgccaacattgaaagtgaaacaaaggtgaaCCATTTTGTTGACTGATTCAAttcacaaaaaatcattcttatacaggtaaaaacgataatttgctattttttttaacctattacatgaaatcaaacagacctagaaagtCCAATTGCACAAGGTCGccatctatttatatttatgtttatatcatattAACCGTCGGCAGTCTTTGGAGGTCATCTCAATggagtctagactaaaatacTCACGAAATGCGGATATATATTATTGAGTACATgcattgttaactgtttatttcaaACTTATTGTAAGTTGAATTtacgttttagtatgttgtaaatcaaatatgagaattcgagtcaaatcggtgaacatgaatttgacggCTAATGCCCCTTTAATCAGCATATTTTGTCGCAACTATATACAATATGAATTTTGAAATCTTTTGTATGCCAGGTGCTCCAGATAAACCATTAAAAGTGACTTGTACATGTTATTTTGTATTGGTTATTATATATGCATGTTGAAGATGATGTACTGTTCCTCTTTTTTTAACTGGTTAGtcgagtaaaatatatatttcattagtACGTGAACTTTCAACTTACTCGTCAAAGCATGCAGCCTCCACTTCCCCCTCCATAATTGCTGATGGATCTTCCTCTTCATCCTCAACCTACAATTTAAGGAAGAGATCAAAACTTAACAAGGGCACTTGAAGCCAAGAAATTCTAGCAATGTAGTGTTAGCAGCaagtggaaaataaaaatatttagccTGACAAATTTTAGAGAAAGCAGTTAATGAATTTTTTCTGtaagaaatatttatatgttGCTTTTGGTACGTTTGAATACGAGGCCATGTTGTATAAAGAAACTCAGTCTCATCTTGCTTTGTACCCCATCACAAATAGTTTAACATTTTAATGCACAACAGTTTAATTGACTATGAATTTTTGTAggattatattaaaatgtttcaTCTCAGTTCATTTTCAAGCTGGCTAAGTGAAGATGATTCAAGCCTTGTTTAACAGAGTTTTGGTTTAGTTCTCAAGTTGTGCTATACACCACTCGCCCAGATTAGAGGAGGGTTGGGCACCTGCAATTCTGtgattttttactgtatatgaTTTGGGTTTCCCTTATGTTTGTACATCaatcaggccattagttttctcatttgaatcgTTTGTCATGTGAAGTTGGGCTTTTTACATCTTACTGTCGAAGgttttgctcattggtgaaggctgTAGTGacatatttgcaaaattttacgTACTGGGTCTCTGGTTTAAAATTCTCATTGCCaataaattttatctttttaaattaaGTTTGTTACAGTTTTCggttgttttaaaattattatatatccAATTTCTGTATATCAGAATTATATTTCTTAAAACCCATGTCTGATAGACAGTTTCAGaatgatttacatatatattttttttaaacaaactaaCCGTGATGAGTGTTGTTGACGTTGAATTCGCTTCTAGCTTGCCTCTGAAGTCGCTCATTTCTAATCCTTGGATGGTGATATAACTTTTCTTCTCCGGCATTTGCAAGTCGCTCTTATCCCCCCATAACTTGACAGCAATTGTTGTTCCATTACCAGAAATATTGAGTATTCTCCTCTTGGAGTATTCATTCTCATACACCTGTGAGGACTAATAgaacaaaatttatgaaattaaggttgcagcatattttttttacagttctcAAGACTAACCCTGGTGtataaagttaagttttttttggTCTACCATACCAAACTTGAAACCGAAAACTTAttcaattaaagaaccttagtgagcacgctcacataccccacgtccccacattgtcattggagaaattaaataagtaacaaaaaaaattatataagaaattaatttcctgtcaatatgcacatctaaatagtatgtccttattatctacaaaatttcatgaaattctgttgtatggtttcagaggagttaaGATGAcgaactgttgcagaagtacattgaagcaaataagttcaaaggggcacaactcctagaaaaaaaatgaatcgcaatttcccgtcgatatgcacaactacatagtatgtccttattatctgaaaaggtttcgtgaaattctgttgtgtggtttgagagaagttacgatgacaaactgttgcagtagtacattaaagcaaataagttcaaaggggcataactcctagaaaaaaaattgaattgcaatttcctgtcgatatgcacaattacatagtatgtccttattatctgaaaaggtttcgtgaaattctgtcgagtggtttgagaggagttgctatgacaaactgttgcagtagtacattaaattacataagttcaaaggggtgtaactcctagaaaaaattaTTGAATTGCAATTTCCCGTCGCTAGCACAActtcatagtatgtccttattatctgaaaaggtttcgtgaaattctgttgtgcggtttgagaggagttgcgatgacaagaaacaggactgaccaAAAACATTAAACCCTCCGCAgagttgcgtggggtataattaacAACACTAACAGATGAACAGACACAGAAAGGAAAACGTTTACTTTTGCACATGGGGCATATAACCACATCAAGTATACTGGAGATGTATTAatctaaaacaatatttctaaaaaatatcaGAAACATTGACAATTTACtttgttttctaaataaattgtgaacatgaaataaatgatcaGTGTATTTTCTTTGCAGACACTCACAAATAGTCAATATATTCTTGTTAAACACAGATTTAAATCTTGTCACAAATTTAATCAGTTGATAAAATCATTTGGGGAAGATAGATTCCATGTTTAAGTGGACAAAATCTTATCCTGTAAAGTGTACTCTGCTTACCCCCTCAAATCTTCCACTCAAACTTAGCCTCTTTTTAGAAGGGGAGGCTAAGGCTTCTGCTACTGATGCAATTGGTGGATGGAGAAAGGCCTTTTCAACCTCAACATCATATGGAAAGGGTTTGCTTTCCATAACCTGCAAGACAAAAAAATAAtggataaaattaaataacagGGAGAACAAGGTACTATGACTGACACAAGCAATCATTCAACTCAAGTCTTTCAGGGTAAATTGAAGATTCAAGTCTTTGAATGAAAAACCCCCCTCACTTCTTCATATATGCAATTATCAACGGTGGCCTCGTGGCAGGGGATTTGAACTTGCTGAATTTGGAAATGACCAGTTAGTAGAATTGGTAAATCAATCTGCATGAGTTTAGTGAAATATTTTCTGATAATGAAAAGGAGAAAATCAAATCTGAATGGACAGAACTGAAACTTTCTTGGGTTTTTAGACATTATACTTATAAACATTTAGACCTGATGAGTGctttggaagggtaagcattttctgtttttacaaattgaatttcaaaattcaagttcAATTTAAATTGGACCTTCTAAGAATAAAGGAGGACCTTTCAGTCTTTTTGGTCAATGGTCCTGGACCTTTCATTGTCTAAAGTAAATTTGAACCCCTGTAAATACACCTTTTTTACAATGTGTGAAAATTTCTTCAAAGCAGTATGTGCCTTTAGCCACTTAAAGCCCTATAGTATAATTTTGTTCAGGGTaggaaaaaatttcaaaagatttagTTTAAAATGTTTTCCATTAACCAATGATTGCATTGTTTATACTGCAGAACAAAGggaaatgaaaattgtaaaaatacagACAGGCCTTCATGTTACATGTATTTGCgaaatcaaaagttatggtacaaattatatatcatgtataatatATTAACATGTTTTCATTTTAGAAATTTGACCTGCACAATTGTAGTAAAGAAC
This window contains:
- the LOC139498665 gene encoding uncharacterized protein isoform X1, whose amino-acid sequence is MIRIKIISPTEKRKDQFVTNVIENVNKEIRQMYFPDKFLQKLKQNCFYAITNAKMGTAINVSQYSKVMESKPFPYDVEVEKAFLHPPIASVAEALASPSKKRLSLSGRFEGSSQVYENEYSKRRILNISGNGTTIAVKLWGDKSDLQMPEKKSYITIQGLEMSDFRGKLEANSTSTTLITVEDEEEDPSAIMEGEVEAACFDESDSSIILCGKCLAIDTFLLGEIFKEGHYVENVHVKVRQEAKRVEEIITKDVEEYRH
- the LOC139498665 gene encoding uncharacterized protein isoform X2, with product MYNMASSSTSVMESKPFPYDVEVEKAFLHPPIASVAEALASPSKKRLSLSGRFEGSSQVYENEYSKRRILNISGNGTTIAVKLWGDKSDLQMPEKKSYITIQGLEMSDFRGKLEANSTSTTLITVEDEEEDPSAIMEGEVEAACFDESDSSIILCGKCLAIDTFLLGEIFKEGHYVENVHVKVRQEAKRVEEIITKDVEEYRH
- the LOC139498665 gene encoding uncharacterized protein isoform X3, with product MASSSTSVMESKPFPYDVEVEKAFLHPPIASVAEALASPSKKRLSLSGRFEGSSQVYENEYSKRRILNISGNGTTIAVKLWGDKSDLQMPEKKSYITIQGLEMSDFRGKLEANSTSTTLITVEDEEEDPSAIMEGEVEAACFDESDSSIILCGKCLAIDTFLLGEIFKEGHYVENVHVKVRQEAKRVEEIITKDVEEYRH